A genomic region of Dermacentor andersoni chromosome 9, qqDerAnde1_hic_scaffold, whole genome shotgun sequence contains the following coding sequences:
- the LOC126527979 gene encoding uncharacterized protein encodes MEGSGDGATDLFVPCTAGEDKTCQIVDKLSTWNELLHGSQFELREMPETAGQLFLQNFPDVLPTTGNFDALRMPQHPDLIGWLLRTHRCIACVCLKLSVAGVTSFAVLDTLRHSSGTKTVTLRFQDMKSLDAAFEVIPSLTRIEELHCASCIRYEAAPQGFVAALSTLLQASSSLKSLYLSFFQLIGPVADTLFTGLLLNKDKLKELYLLDSEIMCDSYPHALNEYLATTTALKRLAVEMANEVVQKALLEGILKNRSIDKLLIGGLIENEESPGIVAALIRENTVISSLSISLRDDPAVGPLSVYSCWVPPLIKNDTLQEVSFPLKTFRPSEWASFIRALPNKENLKKVNINAEFDHRQFLPVYAEVESLGLEEKVSVTFYSFARDVDLLHCKAISKIELSAEEPDDRLVAALRVLPNFRHVTDLSIDLWSSRMTLFLALARYLSSTTTLRHLALNVGWDVAVESEGTSPWWSAVPESLARNESLRQLRVYAKHLSTPDIEALADSLKRSRTIRFAEFIDVPNNGASVFVRRLSVDIADNWTLLRVVCGYFIDADRTGDWFAVNEATRRNSGLVARAARFLKASHFDRYVTGALERVSRYPVLLDEVARQAYIDQSEIVGLVRERLKRTETLDGFMRAAGVVRERVVCHPPDDGRMQLDDLIEDCWRNVRRYLVADDVKGSIRHIENI; translated from the exons ATGGAAGGCTCTGGAGATGGAGCCACTGACCTCTTCGTGCCCTGCACGGCAGGTGAAGACAAAACGTGCCAGATTGTCGACAAGCTGTCGACCTGGAACGAGCTCCTTCACGGTTCCCAATTCGAACTGCGAGAAATGCCGGAAACTGCCGGCCAACTTTTCTTGCAAAATTTTCCCGACGTCTTACCAACGACTGGAAATTTTGATGCACTGCGGATGCCACAGCACCCAGACCTCATTGGATGGTTACTGAGAACGCATCGCTGTATAGCATGTGTCTGTCTTAAGCTGTCTGTCGCCGGAGTGACAAGCTTCGCGGTACTTGACACTCTTCGGCACAGCTCGGGGACCAAGACAGTGACACTGCGCTTCCAGGATATGAAATCCTTGGACGCCGCTTTCGAAGTCATACCCTCCTTGACGAGAATCGAAGAGCTTCACTGCGCATCCTGCATCAGATACGAGGCTGCCCCACAAGGATTTGTAGCCGCGCTGTCGACGCTTCTGCAGGCTTCATCGTCTCTTAAGAGTCTATACCTAAGTTTCTTTCAGCTCATAGGACCGGTGGCGGACACGCTTTTCACAGGCTTGCTATTAAACAAAGACAAGCTGAAAGAGCTCTATCTGCTAGACTCCGAAATCATGTGCGACTCTTATCCGCACGCCCTAAACGAATACCTTGCTACGACCACGGCTCTAAAGCGTTTGGCCGTCGAAATGGCGAATGAGGTTGTGCAGAAGGCTCTTCTCGAAGGCATTCTGAAAAACAGGAGTATCGACAAGCTCCTCATCGGCGGTTTAATTGAAAACGAGGAAAGCCCGGGAATAGTAGCTGCACTTATCAGGGAGAACACCGTGATTAGTAGCTTGAGTATTTCTCTCAGAGATGATCCTGCGGTCGGGCCGCTTTCGGTTTACAGCTGCTGGGTCCCTCCACTCATTAAAAACGACACATTGCAAGAAGTCAGCTTTCCCTTGAAGACGTTCCGGCCGTCAGAGTGGGCTTCGTTCATTAGGGCGCTGCCGAATAAAGAAAACTTGAAAAAGGTGAACATCAATGCGGAATTCGACCACCGTCAGTTCCTGCCCGTCTACGCAGAGGTCGAAAGCCTCGGCTTGGAAGAAAAAGTTTCCGTCACATTCTACTCCTTCGCGCGCGACGTCGACTTGCTGCACTGCAAGGCAATCTCTAAGATAGAACTCTCCGCAGAAGAACCAGACGACCGCTTAGTAGCCGCTTTGAGAGTCTTGCCAAACTTTCGACACGTGACTGACCTGAGCATCGATCTGTGGTCGAGCAGGATGACACTTTTTCTGGCACTTGCACGATATTTAAGCTCGACGACCACGCTGCGCCATCTCGCGCTTAACGTCGGCTGGGACGTCGCGGTCGAATCCGAGGGAACGAGCCCGTGGTGGTCAGCCGTACCCGAGTCCCTGGCTCGAAACGAGAGCCTCAGGCAACTGAGGGTTTACGCGAAGCACCTTAGCACGCCAGACATCGAGGCCTTGGCCGACTCGCTCAAACGAAGCCGGACCATCAGATTCGCCGAGTTCATCGACGTGCCCAACAACGGCGCATCTGTCTTCGTTCGACGCCTTTCGGTGGACATCGCGGACAACTGGACGCTGCTGCGCGTGGTGTGCGGTTATTTCATAGACGCGGACAGGACGGGAGACTGGTTCGCCGTCAACGAGGCGACGCGGAGGAACTCGGGTCTCGTCGCGCGAGCGGCTCGATTCTTGAAGGCTTCACATTTCGACAG GTACGTCACCGGAGCTCTGGAGCGTGTCTCCCGGTACCCTGTGCTATTGGACGAGGTCGCTCGGCAGGCCTATATCGACCAATCGGAAATCGTTGGCTTGGTGCGAGAACGCCTGAAGAGAACCGAAACCTTGGACGGATTCATGCGGGCCGCCGGAGTCGTCAGGGAGCGAGTCGTCTGCCATCCACCCGACGACGGCCGTATGCAACTGGACGACCTGATCGAGGACTGCTGGAGGAACGTACGACGTTATCTCGTGGCAGACGACGTCAAGGGCAGCATTAGGCATATTGAAAATATCTGA
- the LOC126527990 gene encoding solute carrier family 22 member 6-like, translating into MKTITIISSTGRDYSRQLWRHSLKSRSHRHQQLSSERAHAVEHQRALRIVVTCDDRYESFAVRTPATAAKMPRSMSGTPSRKGPAIRTPKQLSSEPATSGAQDRDVGGTQQQQQLECGTTIYGHGDFQRLLCCFVVLTLMVLHCHSQSSSLVARPVDHWCRPPSKFADLSTARWKNVGVPVDDAGSPSECLAYVRPGHQPNDTETVECDAWDYDAAQAHRSARSFWNLVCHRTWLLSLANAVYMSGALFIVPVAGCLADTYGRKLVIASGVAVLLLSTVCTCLTRSYWLYLAARFVNSACASTVFVVALILLYEVVPLAYRVFYVGISCSLGVFLVDVFLLILAVFPLSWTVLQVVILSPTVLLVLATCAVHESPAWLLVLCRVDEAEAIMLEAARVNDVHRVTARQAMQRLRADINRSEGTSSPAVAHGAEARGARMAGVFVVTFTLMLGIYGLTWSSRMRKDATISIVSVVLSAPSYVVMYLALMTWGRLQFLVAAMTLLGGTCLLFAVAISANPRVVGDALLVVAQCCARALAPANFLYVAELFPTRVRSTVLCGAYACGRLGAVAASALAMLEDVGREDLGFAVVGSAVFGGVAVLLRLPETSRGIADVRKASGTDRDVLRVMQETLDSAPPRTRRKRRRKTSKTRP; encoded by the exons ATGAAAACCATCACGATTATCAGCAGCACAGGCCGCGATTATTCCCGGCAGCTGTGGCGTCATTCGCTAAAAAGCCGTAGCCATCGTCATCAGCAACTCTCGAGCGAGCGAGCCCACGCAGTGGAACACCAGCGCGCGCTACGCATTGTTGTAACCTGCGACGACCGCTACGAATCGTTCGCTGTCCGTACCCCAGCGACTGCCGCGAAGATGCCTAGGAGCATGAGCGGCACTCCCAGCAGGAAAGGCCCAGCGATCCGGACCCCGAAGCAACTGTCGAGCGAGCCCGCGACCAGCGGCGCACAGGACCGAGACGTCGGcggcacgcagcagcagcagcagcttgagTGCGGCACCACCATCTACGGCCACGGCGACTTCCAGCGTCTCCTCTGTTGCTTCGTCGTGCTGACGCTGATGGTGCTGCACTGCCACAGCCAGTCGTCCTCCCTGGTTGCTCGACCCGTGGACCACTGGTGCCGACCGCCCTCGAAGTTCGCCGACCTTTCCACCGCCCGCTGGAAGAACGTCGGCGTTCCCGTCGACGACGCGGGGAGCCCCAGCGAGTGCCTCGCGTACGTCCGTCCGGGTCACCAGCCGAACGACACCGAGACCGTCGAGTGCGACGCGTGGGACTACGACGCCGCTCAAGCGCACCGGTCCGCGAGGAGCTTCTGGAACCTGGTGTGCCACCGGACGTGGTTGCTGTCCCTGGCCAACGCGGTCTACATGAGCGGTGCCCTGTTCATTGTGCCGGTCGCCGGGTGCCTGGCGGACACGTACGGGCGCAAGCTCGTCATCGCGTCGGGCGTCGCGGTGCTACTGCTGAGTACCGTGTGCACTTGCCTGACGCGCTCCTACTGGCTTTACCTGGCGGCCAGGTTCGTGAATTCGGCCTGCGCCAGCACCGTCTTCGTTGTCGCCCTGATTCTTCTCTACGAAGTGGTGCCGCTCGCCTACCGCGTCTTCTACGTGGGCATCTCCTGCTCGCTGGGCGTCTTCCTGGTCGACGTGTTCCTGCTGATTCTGGCGGTGTTCCCGCTCTCCTGGACCGTGCTGCAGGTGGTCATCTTGTCGCCGACGGTGCTGCTGGTGCTCGCGACGTGCGCCGTGCACGAGTCTCCCGCCTGGCTGCTGGTGCTGTGCCGGGTCGACGAGGCCGAGGCGATCATGCTCGAGGCCGCCAGGGTGAACGACGTGCACCGGGTCACGGCCAGGCAGGCCATGCAGAGGCTCCGCGCCGACATCAACCGCAGCGAGGGCACCTCGTCGCCCGCGGTCGCGCACGGCGCGGAAGCCAGGGGCGCCCGCATGGCCGGAGTGTTCGTCGTGACGTTCACGCTGATGCTGGGTATCTACGGCCTCACCTGGTCTAGCAGGATGCGCAAGGACGCGACAATAAGCATCGTGTCCGTCGTCCTGTCTGCGCCTTCATACGTGGTCATGTACCTGGCGCTCATGACCTGGGGCAG GCTCCAGTTCCTGGTGGCCGCCATGACCCTGCTGGGTGGCACGTGCCTCCTCTTCGCCGTCGCCATCTCGGCCAATCCGCGCGTGGTGGGCGACGCCCTGCTGGTCGTGGCGCAGTGCTGCGCGCGCGCCCTGGCTCCGGCCAACTTCCTGTACGTGGCCGAGCTGTTCCCGACGCGCGTGCGCAGCACGGTCCTGTGCGGCGCCTACGCGTGCGGCCGGCTGGGCGCCGTGGCCGCCTCGGCGCTCGCCATGCTCGAGGACGTGGGCCGCGAGGACCTCGGCTTCGCCGTCGTCGGCTCGGCGGTGTTCGGCGGCGTCGCCGTGCTCCTGCGACTGCCCGAGACGAGCCGCGGCATCGCCGACGTCCGCAAAGCGAGCGGCACCGACAGGGACGTGCTCAGGGTGATGCAGGAGACGCTGGACTCGGCTCCGCCCCGAACGAGGCGCAAGAGAAGACGCAAGACGTCCAAGACGAGGCCGTAG